A stretch of the Glycine soja cultivar W05 chromosome 13, ASM419377v2, whole genome shotgun sequence genome encodes the following:
- the LOC114381435 gene encoding WAT1-related protein At4g08290-like — MECCKRVYEWLCNSKSYLIILSLQFGSAGMYLITMDALNKGMSHYVFVVYRNVIATIALGPFAFFLERKVRPKMTVRIFSEIMAVAFVEIILDQCFTFLGMKYTSASFASAVMNSVPSITFVLAIIFRLESMNLKELGCLAKVIGTAVSLGGAFLMALYKGPVVNIADSSASHVGRPDNVNDPSGSHWLIGACFLLIGCAGFSAFYILQAITLRKYPAEMSLATWVCFVGALQSSAVSFFMERNSPHVWSLAWDSRLVAYAYSGIVTSAIQFYVQGMVIKTTGPVFVTAFNPLRMIIVTALACIVLSEKLHLGSIIGGVVVVIGLYLVVWGKAKEQKHLMPPSPEKVTLQRHQQLPVTVPISDDANDNNKPQLVIIEDRNIGPEH; from the exons ATGGAGTGTTGTAAGAGGGTATATGAGTGGTTATGCAATTCAAAATCATACTTGATAATATTGAGCTTGCAATTTGGCTCCGCCGGCATGTACCTTATCACCATGGATGCTCTCAATAAGGGCATGAGTCATTATGTGTTTGTCGTTTACCGCAATGTCATCGCCACTATTGCTCTTGGCCCTTTCGCATTTTTTCTTGAAAG GAAAGTTAGGCCCAAGATGACAGTTCGGATATTTTCAGAAATTATGGCAGTGGCTTTTGTCGA GATAATACTTGATCAATGCTTCACGTTCCTTGGTATGAAGTACACATCAGCATCATTTGCGTCTGCGGTGATGAATTCTGTACCCTCCATTACCTTTGTACTCGCAATCATTTTTCG ATTGGAGAGCATGAACTTGAAGGAGCTAGGATGTTTAGCCAAAGTGATTGGCACTGCAGTTAGTCTTGGAGGTGCTTTTCTAATGGCTCTGTACAAAGGTCCTGTTGTTAACATTGCAGACTCTTCTGCCAGCCACGTGGGACGGCCTGATAATGTGAACGACCCTTCTGGCAGTCACTGGCTTATTGGTGCTTGTTTTCTCCTCATAGGTTGTGCTGGCTTCTCTGCTTTCTACATATTGCAA GCTATAACATTGAGAAAGTACCCAGCAGAGATGTCCCTAGCCACCTGGGTTTGCTTTGTAGGTGCACTTCAAAGCAGCGCAGTTAGTTTTTTCATGGAACGCAATAGCCCTCATGTCTGGTCTCTAGCATGGGATTCTAGGCTTGTAGCTTATGCATACTCG GGAATAGTAACATCAGCAATCCAATTTTACGTGCAAGGCATGGTTATTAAAACCACGGGGCCAGTGTTTGTGACTGCATTTAATCCCCTGCGTATGATCATAGTCACGGCCTTGGCCTGCATTGTTCTCTCAGAGAAACTCCATCTTGGAAG CATTATTGGAGGAGTAGTGGTGGTAATTGGTCTCTATCTAGTAGTGTGGGGCAAAGCTAAAGAACAGAAACATCTCATGCCACCATCCCCTGAAAAGGTCACCCTGCAACGCCATCAACAGCTACCAGTTACTGTACCCATAAGTGATGATGCAAATGATAATAACAAACCTCAATTGGTCATAATTGAAGATAGAAACATTGGGCCAGAACATTGA
- the LOC114382639 gene encoding WAT1-related protein At1g44800-like, translating into MEDQNASSNGLGKVFHKVKPYLAMMSLQFGYSGMYIITMVSFKHGMSHWVLSVYRHIVATLIMAPFAFVLERKIRPKMTLPVFLRLAALGFLEPVLDQNLYNMGMKNTSTTFASATVNVMPAITFIMALICRLETVNLRKIPSVAKVVGTAVTVSGAMVMTLYKGPALQFIKGQAATHHESGNSTQPSEQNWVLGTVELIASCGGWASFFILQSFTLKMYPAELSVTAWICFLGIFEGAIATLIFERDMSVWSIGMDSRLLACVYSGVVCSGMAYYVQGVVTRERGPVFVTSFSPLCMIITAALGSIVLAEQVYMGSVIGAIIIVSGLYTVVWGKSKDKLNNKTNEGNSEGHELPIKDGTKSGSDIFDSIEINVPSGAGKNVLLPSART; encoded by the exons ATGGAGGATCAAAATGCATCATCTAATGGATTGGGCAAGGTGTTCCACAAGGTTAAGCCCTACCTTGCTATGATGTCCCTTCAGTTTGGCTACTCCGGAATGTACATCATCACCATGGTTTCTTTCAAGCATGGCATGAGCCATTGGGTACTCTCCGTGTACCGTCATATAGTTGCCACTCTCATCATGGCCCCTTTTGCATTTGTCCTTGAAAG AAAAATACGGCCAAAGATGACTCTCCCGGTGTTCCTGAGGCTTGCGGCTCTCGGTTTCCTTGA GCCAGTGCTTGATCAAAACTTGTACAACATGGGAATGAAGAACACCTCAACAACGTTTGCATCGGCCACCGTTAATGTCATGCCAGCCATTACTTTTATAATGGCACTGATTTGCAG GTTAGAGACAGTGAACTTGAGAAAAATACCCAGCGTAGCCAAGGTAGTTGGAACAGCAGTAACAGTCTCAGGAGCTATGGTTATGACTTTGTACAAAGGCCCGGCTCTTCAGTTCATAAAGGGACAAGCAGCAACCCACCATGAAAGTGGCAACAGCACACAACCCTCTGAACAAAACTGGGTGCTTGGCACAGTAGAGCTCATTGCAAGTTGTGGTGGTTGGGCTAGCTTCTTTATCTTGCAA tctttcacTTTGAAGATGTACCCGGCAGAGCTCTCGGTCACAGCTTGGATTTGCTTTTTGGGCATTTTTGAGGGTGCAATTGCGACCCTTATATTTGAACGTGACATGAGCGTGTGGTCAATAGGCATGGACTCAAGGCTCCTTGCTTGTGTTTATTCT GGTGTGGTATGCTCTGGAATGGCATACTATGTACAAGGAGTTGTGACAAGGGAACGTGGACCCGTGTTTGTTACATCTTTCAGCCCTCTCTGTATGATTATCACTGCTGCATTGGGATCCATTGTCTTGGCTGAGCAAGTTTATATGGGAAG tgTAATTGGAGCTATTATCATTGTGAGTGGACTTTACACCGTGGTATGGGGAAAAAGCAAAGACAAACTGAACAACAAAACCAACGAAGGAAACAGTGAGGGCCACGAATTGCCAATTAAGGACGGTACAAAATCAGGATCAGACATTTTTGACAGTATTGAGATCAATGTTCCTTCTGGGGCAGGAAAAAATGTGCTTCTTCCATCAGCAAGAACATAG